Proteins encoded within one genomic window of Ammonifex degensii KC4:
- a CDS encoding EamA family transporter, with product MTLKDFLLILLNACLLVTGQIFWKTGIQESGLNWVKLLLDVRVWAGFLAFALATLIWFQVLAKVPLSRALPVQSVAYVLGVLAGCLFFHESVSWERWLGVAFIIGGICLVAR from the coding sequence TTGACCCTTAAGGATTTTCTGCTGATTCTGCTCAACGCTTGCCTTCTGGTTACAGGGCAGATTTTTTGGAAGACCGGAATACAAGAGAGCGGGCTTAATTGGGTTAAGCTTTTGTTGGATGTCAGAGTATGGGCTGGGTTTCTTGCTTTTGCCTTGGCTACCCTGATTTGGTTTCAGGTGCTGGCCAAGGTGCCGCTCTCGCGTGCTCTTCCTGTCCAGAGCGTGGCTTACGTACTGGGCGTGCTGGCTGGCTGCCTTTTCTTTCACGAGTCTGTTTCTTGGGAGAGATGGCTGGGGGTGGCTTTTATCATAGGCGGGATCTGCCTGGTGGCGCGATGA
- a CDS encoding DUF4349 domain-containing protein produces the protein MYCQEARRLIWESEELPEEAREHVERCPSCQQVYCLWQKTKQALILPAPEAPPGFKERVMARLYAGKEKRAWKWRWLALAAAGLLVLSGSTWAFFKKSEYFIPPTTQTKIVADRKDESRSPMPNTSSTAMENKPLDTGQNQPNETKEPEKSPANPPTSSMISPSPNQGGSKTEVGRTTLEPPNRVFLSHPLTIKSSLLRLQVTDVVTAQGKVETLARQFGAKEVSQAKASDKVVVLQFLLPNPEGEAFINALLKSGLGSLQGREDTSRDVTQELANLKTQYTSASPENRPALEQEIKYLENTAGNHIVTICLMQEA, from the coding sequence ATGTACTGCCAAGAGGCAAGGAGGTTAATCTGGGAGAGTGAGGAGCTGCCCGAAGAAGCAAGGGAGCATGTGGAAAGGTGCCCTTCCTGCCAGCAGGTGTACTGCCTCTGGCAGAAGACCAAGCAAGCTCTGATTCTGCCCGCGCCTGAGGCCCCTCCCGGTTTCAAAGAGCGGGTCATGGCCAGGCTTTATGCGGGGAAAGAAAAGAGGGCCTGGAAGTGGCGCTGGTTGGCCCTGGCAGCAGCTGGATTGCTGGTTCTGAGCGGAAGCACCTGGGCCTTTTTCAAAAAGAGCGAGTACTTCATTCCTCCCACCACCCAGACGAAAATAGTGGCAGATAGGAAAGACGAAAGCAGAAGCCCGATGCCTAACACTTCCTCCACCGCCATGGAAAATAAACCATTGGATACCGGCCAGAATCAGCCGAATGAGACCAAGGAACCGGAAAAGAGCCCGGCTAATCCTCCCACCTCTTCGATGATTTCCCCTTCGCCGAACCAAGGGGGGTCCAAGACGGAGGTAGGAAGGACGACACTTGAGCCGCCCAACCGGGTCTTTCTCAGCCACCCTCTGACCATAAAGAGCAGTCTGCTGCGCCTGCAGGTGACAGATGTGGTAACAGCCCAAGGTAAGGTTGAGACCTTGGCCCGGCAGTTCGGAGCCAAAGAGGTAAGCCAGGCCAAAGCTTCCGACAAAGTGGTGGTGCTCCAGTTTCTCCTGCCCAATCCCGAAGGTGAAGCTTTTATCAACGCCTTGCTCAAGTCGGGCTTGGGCAGCCTGCAGGGCAGAGAAGATACCAGCCGGGATGTAACCCAGGAGCTGGCCAACCTCAAAACCCAGTACACTTCTGCTTCGCCGGAGAACCGCCCGGCTCTGGAGCAAGAAATCAAGTACCTGGAAAACACTGCCGGCAACCACATCGTCACCATATGCCTAATGCAGGAAGCGTAG
- a CDS encoding glycosyltransferase family 39 protein, with product MVRLVFVHHWGSTLTLNSDDVGYINSAKVWLEKGIFTYVRPALTLSPEEIQPSAYITPGYPLFLAFFLKLAPESRALALARYAQVFLSVASVFLVYRLGSRWGKGELAAALAALYPPFILLSGLLLTETLFTFLLLLFLDRWLEVRENLFQWFSLGLIGGLATLVRPTGVVLVGLALGGLAWEIWRRKRLFKAFLLCLLGFCLVLSPWWVRNYLTFHRFIFLSTGGGNPLLLGTYVELEGIERGWNPYWPVGRTPDETSALQQAYALKRLKEGFSRQPKRYLYWYTWGKFKLLWGKVFLWGGEDKLPQTFTLWFHYALLLLGGTGLLLLLFRKAEGGGKVLALLAAFTLVHLITCAYCRYALPLLPVLAACAAAWWPSPRASPTR from the coding sequence GTGGTACGGCTAGTCTTCGTTCATCACTGGGGAAGTACCCTCACCCTTAATAGTGACGACGTGGGCTACATCAACTCGGCCAAGGTGTGGCTGGAGAAAGGTATCTTCACTTATGTTCGGCCGGCGCTGACCCTATCACCTGAAGAGATCCAGCCCTCAGCCTACATCACCCCCGGTTACCCCCTTTTCCTGGCCTTTTTCCTTAAGCTGGCCCCGGAAAGTCGCGCTTTGGCCCTGGCCCGCTACGCCCAGGTCTTTTTGTCGGTGGCCAGTGTTTTTCTCGTTTACCGCCTGGGGAGCAGGTGGGGGAAGGGGGAACTGGCGGCTGCTTTGGCCGCCCTGTACCCTCCCTTTATTCTCCTGAGTGGGCTGCTTCTCACCGAGACTTTATTTACCTTCCTGCTCCTGCTCTTCCTGGATCGGTGGCTTGAGGTGAGGGAGAACCTTTTCCAGTGGTTTTCGCTGGGGCTTATCGGGGGCCTGGCCACTCTGGTGCGCCCCACAGGGGTGGTGCTGGTCGGCCTGGCATTGGGGGGCTTGGCTTGGGAGATCTGGCGGAGAAAGCGACTTTTCAAGGCTTTTTTGCTGTGTCTTTTGGGCTTTTGTTTGGTTCTTTCCCCCTGGTGGGTGCGTAACTACCTCACCTTTCACCGCTTCATTTTCCTCTCCACCGGGGGAGGAAATCCTTTGCTTTTGGGGACCTACGTGGAGCTGGAGGGGATAGAGCGCGGCTGGAACCCTTATTGGCCGGTGGGGCGCACGCCGGACGAGACGAGTGCTTTGCAGCAGGCTTACGCCTTGAAGCGCCTCAAGGAGGGCTTTAGCCGCCAGCCCAAGCGCTACCTTTACTGGTACACCTGGGGAAAGTTTAAGCTTCTGTGGGGCAAGGTCTTCCTCTGGGGCGGGGAGGACAAGCTACCCCAAACTTTCACTTTGTGGTTCCATTACGCTCTTCTACTGCTAGGGGGAACGGGGCTTCTCCTTCTGCTTTTCCGGAAAGCGGAAGGCGGCGGCAAGGTTTTGGCCCTGCTCGCCGCCTTCACCTTGGTACACCTGATTACTTGCGCTTATTGCCGCTATGCCCTTCCCCTTTTGCCGGTGCTGGCTGCTTGTGCTGCCGCCTGGTGGCCCTCTCCTAGAGCTTCGCCAACTCGGTAG
- a CDS encoding MarR family winged helix-turn-helix transcriptional regulator, which translates to MEELQRKMEKLMRFMIRRLAGAAALGGETRRGLPLLAVVAGGPYFFLQVLAEKGRASVSEMAAELGVTLAAITALAGKLGRAGWVRRTRSGPDRRVVWLELTPAGQEVLARARAIRREVWRSYFGVLSTEEMDLFNRLITKVLQAAEQGGER; encoded by the coding sequence ATGGAAGAGCTGCAGCGCAAGATGGAGAAGCTCATGCGGTTCATGATCCGCCGGCTGGCCGGTGCTGCCGCCTTAGGGGGTGAGACCCGGCGGGGTCTGCCCTTGCTGGCGGTGGTGGCCGGGGGGCCGTACTTTTTCTTGCAGGTGCTGGCGGAGAAGGGGAGGGCCAGCGTATCCGAAATGGCAGCAGAGTTGGGAGTGACCCTGGCGGCCATCACGGCGCTGGCCGGGAAGCTCGGCCGGGCCGGCTGGGTGCGGCGCACGCGCTCGGGCCCCGACCGACGGGTGGTGTGGCTGGAACTCACTCCGGCCGGACAGGAAGTTTTGGCCAGAGCCCGGGCGATAAGGCGAGAGGTTTGGCGATCCTACTTCGGCGTCCTCTCGACAGAAGAGATGGACCTTTTTAACCGTCTGATAACCAAGGTGCTGCAGGCGGCAGAGCAAGGAGGGGAGAGGTAA
- a CDS encoding efflux RND transporter periplasmic adaptor subunit: MRRLAAWLAILALIFPVAGCRTSPAKSGGVPQVLIAQATEGKVGQVDELLGKVKAVQEVNLLPKISGRIKEINFNLGDRVKAGQVVFTLSVPEIEAEVARAQAGVKQAQAAKAAAETSLAQANFQVEQARAALEQARTALEQAKENFRLAEENYKRGKFLLDQGAIAKATFEQQFETPYINAKANMEQAQSALTRAEAAYQQAVNYRDKVVPAQIRQAQAAEEAAQAALAAAETTLAQAVVVSPIDGYVVARNAEVGELVGPQMPMPVLTIAQLDPILVEIMVPEDKINLVKVGEKLAVRFPALEERVLEGKVKYISPASNPQTKGYTVQIELSNPDLKLKPGMAAVVLLGGEKGLLVPREAVTWRQGEPVVFVLKDKKASPQRVLLGPSDGQWVVVREGIKPGDWVVVTGQDRLGDKGGKVEIAGKWQVSR; this comes from the coding sequence ATGCGGCGGTTGGCGGCTTGGCTTGCCATTCTGGCCTTAATTTTTCCGGTTGCTGGTTGCCGGACTTCCCCGGCCAAGAGCGGGGGAGTGCCGCAGGTGCTGATAGCCCAGGCGACGGAGGGAAAGGTGGGGCAGGTGGACGAGCTTTTAGGCAAGGTAAAGGCGGTGCAAGAGGTTAACTTGCTCCCCAAAATTTCCGGGCGGATAAAGGAGATCAACTTCAACCTGGGAGATCGGGTCAAGGCGGGTCAGGTGGTCTTCACTTTAAGCGTGCCGGAAATCGAGGCGGAGGTGGCCCGGGCGCAGGCGGGGGTAAAGCAGGCGCAGGCGGCCAAGGCGGCGGCTGAGACCAGCCTGGCTCAGGCTAACTTCCAGGTAGAACAAGCGCGTGCTGCTCTGGAGCAAGCCCGTACCGCCCTGGAGCAGGCGAAAGAGAACTTCCGCCTGGCGGAAGAGAACTACAAACGGGGTAAGTTCCTGCTGGACCAGGGGGCCATAGCAAAGGCCACTTTCGAGCAACAATTCGAGACCCCTTACATAAACGCCAAGGCGAATATGGAGCAGGCGCAGAGTGCCTTGACTAGGGCGGAGGCAGCCTACCAGCAGGCAGTGAACTACCGCGACAAGGTAGTGCCGGCTCAGATAAGGCAGGCTCAGGCGGCCGAGGAAGCGGCGCAGGCGGCACTGGCGGCGGCCGAGACCACCTTAGCCCAGGCGGTGGTAGTAAGCCCCATCGACGGTTATGTGGTCGCCCGCAACGCCGAAGTAGGGGAACTGGTGGGTCCGCAGATGCCCATGCCCGTCCTGACCATAGCCCAACTCGACCCTATCCTGGTCGAGATAATGGTGCCGGAGGACAAGATAAACCTGGTGAAGGTGGGGGAGAAGCTGGCGGTGCGCTTTCCGGCGCTGGAGGAGCGGGTTTTGGAGGGTAAGGTCAAGTACATAAGCCCGGCCAGCAATCCCCAGACCAAAGGATACACGGTACAAATCGAGCTTTCCAACCCCGACCTGAAGCTCAAGCCCGGCATGGCAGCGGTGGTTCTCCTGGGCGGCGAGAAAGGACTGCTCGTTCCCCGCGAGGCTGTCACTTGGCGTCAGGGAGAGCCGGTAGTTTTCGTGCTGAAGGACAAAAAAGCTTCTCCCCAGAGGGTGCTGCTAGGTCCTTCCGATGGCCAGTGGGTGGTAGTACGTGAAGGGATAAAGCCCGGGGACTGGGTGGTGGTCACAGGCCAGGACAGACTGGGCGATAAGGGTGGAAAAGTAGAAATAGCCGGCAAATGGCAGGTAAGCCGGTAG
- a CDS encoding heme o synthase, with protein MSAEARAGEWSWWDKVKAYVEVTKPRSVFLLVFTSLPPMLLAAQDHPFSWEQGILALWAVTLACAGANAVSCYVDRDLDAAMIRTCRRPIPSGRIYPPEKALYWGLLLFLISLVLGWQLNPAAALCLGGGMLGYVGIYSLWLKRRSAWNIILGGLAGGLPALFGWTAVSGKLDLLPLLMAALVVLWIPNHIWSLAIFYREDYARVRVPMLPVVTTLGKALHCLLLTVVLMVALSLFIGYLGNWGYVYWVTALLAGGAALGLSVYVALRPSPHSAWLLFKFSSPYLFLVFLAMMLDVLCR; from the coding sequence GTGTCGGCGGAAGCGCGGGCCGGAGAGTGGAGTTGGTGGGATAAGGTTAAGGCTTACGTGGAAGTCACCAAGCCCCGCTCGGTCTTTTTGCTGGTCTTTACTTCGTTGCCTCCCATGCTACTGGCAGCACAAGATCATCCTTTTTCCTGGGAGCAGGGTATTTTAGCTCTGTGGGCGGTTACTTTGGCCTGTGCGGGGGCCAATGCGGTGAGCTGTTACGTAGACCGGGATCTGGATGCGGCTATGATCCGCACCTGCCGTCGCCCCATTCCTTCCGGGAGGATTTATCCTCCGGAAAAAGCTCTCTACTGGGGTCTTTTGCTTTTCTTAATAAGCTTAGTTTTGGGGTGGCAATTAAACCCGGCTGCTGCCCTCTGCCTGGGTGGTGGCATGCTGGGGTACGTCGGGATTTATAGCCTCTGGCTTAAACGGCGTTCGGCCTGGAACATCATCTTGGGGGGCTTGGCCGGGGGGTTACCAGCGCTTTTCGGCTGGACGGCCGTGAGCGGTAAGCTCGACTTATTGCCCCTGCTCATGGCGGCTTTGGTGGTACTCTGGATACCCAATCACATCTGGAGCCTAGCCATCTTCTACCGCGAGGACTACGCCCGCGTGCGGGTGCCCATGCTGCCGGTGGTCACCACGCTGGGCAAGGCCCTGCACTGCCTTCTGCTCACCGTGGTGCTGATGGTAGCTCTCTCTCTCTTCATCGGCTACCTGGGCAATTGGGGCTATGTTTACTGGGTAACTGCCCTCTTGGCCGGCGGGGCTGCGTTAGGCTTGAGTGTATATGTGGCCCTGCGTCCCAGCCCCCATAGTGCCTGGCTGCTCTTTAAGTTCTCCAGCCCCTACCTCTTCCTCGTCTTCCTGGCCATGATGCTCGACGTCCTGTGCCGCTAA
- a CDS encoding S8 family serine peptidase yields MVCKRVDRPEEKLSPELKEPGTGPKQVTVLLRDAGSKERLASWVKEKGGRVLRGTEGTGTALEVVLPAEVLSALASDPAVEWVEPTYERRFLSDRAAEVIASAPLRVPGFVLPEGLDGKGEVVGIADNGLDKGDINDLPPTFRGKVQLLRSWGGGGLADPTGHGTQLAGIVAGSGERFPGIAPGAYIYFQAIAGPDGKTPNPPADLGDLFAPAYAAGVRVELCGWGGGEARYGAAAFQIDRFCYQHPDFLPVFAAGNGGPAPGSLTAEACAKNALVVGATENPRPLFGTYDPTKVADISSRGPTQDGRLKPDLVVPGMGIVGPCSRLVTSNLPGNPLYLRGDGTSQAAAVAAGGALLVREYLEQTGYHSPPAALIKALLINGAQWLSNKPNNATGYGLLDVGGTVLALKEGTFRWAAPARGISNGEKVTFWFSVTDPTRPLKVTLCWTDPPASLGSGEVLVNDLDLVVYGPGGQRFCGNDFENRGLPDRRNNVEQVVIPQPLPGTYRIEVTARRTVSPQTFALVYGQPLAHGVVKSMEGDKLLLTDGRVLIPTKVREVVNGKLVSSPSFLPGTDVYYLPDGTVYAVVEEKVLAPARFFSLAKGAVVGSETPALQDGGYLLAEESVEAQGKPASPRDLPPGVRASFTVNPRTQEAWGVKVSWREEEGFLLSFNATEVTLMDRGTFPLASGFVVTQKSQEEELYPFDRLFGVPPTPNLLPGLKVLLRLDTQTGEVLHLEVRQRVVSGYLRSISGQEVTLADGRAFQLFPGLAWPSHLTPGQRVVGVLAPDKPELLQLRAEPALYGRVILVEGRRVYFQDQLSEVRFWELAPEADFYRDGVQVGPVAALPGTFARLLLDEQGRVKRVDLLRGETLSFEGQIEAVRESSFWVGGQSFRVSEGTMILKNGQPVLLSDLRSGEEVRVVAATLDGHYWALMVSASTSEPPPRLWVRNTGERQWEGFTSARRLYLIDGEKRVQITPDERGYFSLAAPPTARLVAVNGGVKGSRLGEAADFTPFRDLKGHWARGDVAALWAVGILGGYGDGTFRPDKPITRVEMAALLSRFYALPPAQDIPLPLDVPAWAGEAVRAALAAGYFGLYPDGKFHPSEPITRAEAALMLARGVEIKEAPLPSYRDWEEVPPEAKAAVAYFTAAGICRGREDGFFAPAAYLTRAEAAVLLYRLRFLH; encoded by the coding sequence GTGGTCTGCAAGAGGGTGGACAGGCCGGAAGAAAAACTTTCTCCCGAGCTTAAGGAACCCGGAACCGGGCCCAAGCAAGTTACCGTCCTTTTGCGGGATGCCGGTTCTAAAGAGCGCCTGGCTTCCTGGGTAAAGGAAAAAGGAGGCCGGGTGCTGCGGGGAACCGAGGGAACAGGTACCGCTCTGGAGGTAGTTCTGCCGGCGGAAGTGCTTTCCGCCTTGGCCTCTGACCCGGCGGTGGAGTGGGTGGAGCCTACCTACGAGCGCCGCTTTCTCTCCGACCGGGCGGCCGAAGTGATAGCCAGCGCCCCCTTGCGAGTCCCAGGCTTTGTGCTGCCCGAAGGGCTCGACGGTAAGGGGGAAGTGGTGGGGATAGCTGACAACGGCCTGGACAAGGGAGATATAAACGACCTGCCTCCTACTTTCAGAGGGAAGGTCCAGCTCTTGCGTTCCTGGGGAGGAGGGGGCTTAGCTGATCCCACAGGTCACGGGACGCAGCTGGCAGGAATCGTGGCCGGAAGCGGGGAGCGCTTCCCGGGGATCGCCCCCGGAGCTTACATCTACTTCCAGGCAATAGCGGGGCCGGACGGCAAAACTCCTAATCCTCCTGCCGACCTGGGCGACCTTTTCGCTCCTGCCTATGCGGCGGGGGTGCGGGTGGAACTCTGCGGCTGGGGAGGCGGGGAGGCCCGCTACGGGGCGGCCGCCTTCCAGATAGATCGCTTCTGTTACCAGCATCCTGACTTCCTGCCCGTGTTTGCGGCGGGCAACGGAGGTCCAGCTCCCGGCAGCCTTACGGCCGAAGCCTGCGCCAAGAATGCCTTGGTGGTAGGGGCTACGGAAAACCCCCGCCCCCTCTTTGGTACTTACGACCCCACCAAGGTGGCCGATATTTCCAGCCGGGGGCCGACCCAGGACGGCCGCTTGAAGCCCGATCTGGTGGTGCCGGGCATGGGTATTGTCGGTCCGTGTTCCCGCCTGGTCACCTCTAACCTGCCGGGCAACCCCCTTTACCTCCGCGGCGACGGGACCAGCCAGGCGGCGGCGGTAGCCGCAGGCGGAGCGTTGCTGGTGCGGGAGTACTTAGAGCAGACGGGCTACCATTCTCCTCCGGCGGCTCTCATTAAGGCCCTCTTGATCAACGGGGCGCAGTGGCTTAGCAACAAACCCAACAACGCCACGGGCTACGGCCTGCTGGACGTGGGAGGAACGGTGTTGGCCCTGAAGGAAGGAACTTTCCGCTGGGCCGCGCCGGCTAGAGGTATCTCAAACGGTGAGAAGGTTACCTTCTGGTTCTCGGTTACCGATCCGACTCGGCCCCTAAAGGTAACCCTTTGCTGGACCGACCCTCCGGCCTCGCTGGGTTCGGGAGAGGTTCTGGTGAACGACCTCGACCTGGTGGTTTACGGGCCGGGAGGGCAGCGCTTTTGCGGCAACGATTTTGAGAACAGAGGCCTGCCCGATCGCCGCAACAATGTGGAGCAGGTGGTCATTCCCCAGCCACTTCCCGGGACTTACCGGATAGAGGTAACTGCTCGGCGCACGGTCTCCCCCCAGACTTTCGCTCTGGTGTACGGCCAGCCTTTGGCTCACGGGGTGGTCAAGTCGATGGAGGGGGACAAGCTTCTCCTTACCGACGGCCGGGTGCTTATACCGACCAAGGTGCGGGAAGTGGTGAACGGGAAGCTGGTATCCTCCCCCAGTTTTCTCCCGGGGACCGACGTATATTACCTTCCTGATGGCACGGTCTACGCCGTGGTGGAGGAGAAGGTGCTGGCTCCGGCCCGCTTTTTCTCCCTGGCCAAAGGGGCAGTGGTGGGATCGGAAACGCCGGCCTTGCAGGACGGCGGCTACCTCCTGGCAGAGGAGTCGGTGGAAGCGCAGGGGAAACCGGCTTCTCCCCGGGACTTGCCTCCCGGCGTTCGGGCCAGCTTCACCGTGAACCCCCGCACCCAGGAAGCTTGGGGAGTAAAGGTTTCCTGGCGGGAGGAGGAGGGGTTCCTCCTCTCCTTCAACGCAACGGAAGTAACCCTTATGGACCGAGGGACTTTTCCTCTGGCTTCCGGTTTTGTGGTGACCCAGAAGTCCCAAGAGGAGGAGCTTTATCCTTTTGATCGGCTCTTCGGTGTTCCACCCACCCCTAATCTCCTTCCCGGCTTGAAAGTCCTTCTCCGGCTTGATACCCAGACCGGCGAGGTTTTGCACCTGGAGGTCAGGCAGCGCGTAGTCTCCGGCTATCTGCGGTCGATTTCCGGGCAAGAAGTAACCCTTGCCGACGGCCGCGCTTTCCAGCTCTTCCCCGGGTTAGCTTGGCCAAGCCACCTGACTCCTGGGCAGCGCGTCGTGGGGGTGCTTGCGCCAGATAAACCGGAGCTTTTGCAGCTGCGGGCCGAGCCGGCCCTCTACGGCCGCGTGATCTTGGTGGAAGGAAGAAGAGTCTATTTTCAGGACCAACTAAGCGAGGTTCGCTTTTGGGAGCTTGCTCCGGAGGCCGACTTTTACCGGGACGGGGTGCAAGTGGGTCCGGTGGCGGCCTTGCCGGGTACCTTTGCCCGACTGCTGTTGGACGAGCAGGGAAGGGTGAAGCGGGTGGACCTTCTCCGAGGGGAGACCTTGTCCTTTGAGGGCCAGATAGAGGCAGTGAGGGAAAGTAGCTTCTGGGTAGGTGGCCAAAGTTTCAGGGTGAGCGAAGGAACCATGATCCTGAAAAACGGTCAACCGGTTTTGCTTTCCGACCTTCGGTCCGGCGAGGAAGTGAGGGTGGTAGCAGCCACGTTAGATGGGCACTATTGGGCACTTATGGTAAGTGCCTCCACTTCCGAGCCTCCTCCCCGCCTCTGGGTGAGGAATACTGGAGAAAGGCAGTGGGAAGGGTTCACCTCGGCACGGCGCCTTTACCTGATCGACGGAGAGAAGCGGGTGCAGATAACGCCGGACGAAAGGGGGTATTTCTCCTTGGCAGCTCCGCCGACGGCCCGGCTGGTAGCGGTGAACGGTGGGGTGAAGGGCTCGCGGTTGGGTGAAGCGGCCGACTTTACTCCTTTCCGGGACCTCAAGGGGCACTGGGCCCGAGGAGATGTTGCTGCCCTCTGGGCCGTAGGAATTTTGGGCGGTTACGGAGACGGCACTTTCCGGCCCGATAAGCCCATCACCAGGGTGGAGATGGCGGCCTTACTTTCCCGCTTCTACGCCTTGCCCCCTGCGCAGGATATTCCCTTGCCTTTGGATGTGCCTGCCTGGGCGGGTGAAGCAGTGAGAGCGGCGCTGGCGGCCGGTTACTTCGGCCTTTACCCCGACGGAAAATTCCATCCTTCAGAACCCATTACCCGTGCCGAGGCGGCGCTCATGCTGGCCAGAGGGGTGGAGATAAAAGAAGCTCCTCTTCCCTCCTACCGCGACTGGGAAGAGGTACCTCCGGAAGCAAAAGCGGCCGTGGCTTACTTCACGGCCGCAGGGATCTGTCGAGGAAGGGAAGATGGCTTTTTTGCTCCCGCTGCCTACCTCACCCGCGCGGAGGCGGCAGTTCTCTTGTACCGGCTACGCTTCCTGCATTAG
- a CDS encoding RNA polymerase sigma factor, which produces MAETRHLLEQARAGSHQAFEELVLAYQDRVYGLCYRLTGNHDDAEDLAQEVFVRAYRGLRSFRAEADFGTYLHRIAVNLFLNHRRKANHNTLSLDDPVSVPDGELPRQVADGNHLHPEEEAEKREFIRLVRRALNSLSREHRAVLVLREMEEMSYEEIAAVLGVAPGTVKSRLNRARAALQKALIKMAREAGLELLPGEGKVDVLPRGKEVNLGE; this is translated from the coding sequence TTGGCAGAAACCAGGCATCTTCTGGAGCAGGCCCGCGCTGGTTCCCACCAGGCTTTTGAGGAACTGGTGCTCGCCTACCAGGATCGGGTGTATGGGCTCTGCTACCGGCTCACGGGGAACCACGACGATGCCGAGGATCTGGCCCAGGAGGTATTCGTACGGGCTTACCGGGGATTGAGGAGCTTTCGCGCCGAAGCCGACTTCGGAACCTACCTGCACCGCATAGCGGTGAACCTCTTCCTCAATCACCGCCGGAAAGCCAACCACAATACCCTATCTCTAGACGATCCAGTGTCGGTTCCCGACGGGGAGCTCCCCCGGCAGGTAGCGGATGGAAACCACCTGCATCCAGAAGAGGAGGCCGAGAAACGGGAATTCATCCGCCTGGTACGCCGGGCGCTAAATAGTCTCAGCCGCGAGCACCGGGCCGTTCTGGTGCTACGCGAGATGGAAGAGATGAGCTACGAGGAAATTGCCGCCGTTTTAGGTGTGGCGCCGGGCACCGTAAAATCGCGGCTTAATCGCGCCCGCGCCGCTTTGCAAAAAGCACTCATCAAAATGGCCCGGGAAGCTGGCCTAGAGCTTCTGCCGGGGGAGGGGAAAGTCGATGTACTGCCAAGAGGCAAGGAGGTTAATCTGGGAGAGTGA
- a CDS encoding DUF2304 domain-containing protein, translated as MANSGPVYYLTFFLGLGLGLVVLELVRRRWLRERYALLWLLTGLSLMLFSWKRSLVEGLARTLGIYYAPSALFLLGFFFLLLLNLQYAVALSRQSEMVVRLAQEVALLRQEILELRAEGRRGKE; from the coding sequence ATGGCAAATAGCGGTCCGGTCTACTACCTCACCTTTTTTCTGGGCCTAGGCTTAGGGTTGGTGGTGCTAGAATTGGTGCGCCGGCGCTGGCTGAGAGAACGCTACGCCTTGCTCTGGCTTCTTACCGGACTTTCCCTCATGCTCTTCTCCTGGAAGCGCTCTCTGGTAGAAGGGCTGGCGCGCACTTTAGGCATTTACTATGCTCCCTCGGCTTTGTTTCTCCTAGGCTTCTTTTTCCTCTTACTGCTGAACCTACAGTACGCGGTGGCTCTATCCCGACAAAGCGAGATGGTGGTGCGGCTGGCGCAGGAGGTGGCCCTTCTGCGCCAGGAAATTCTGGAGCTTAGGGCCGAAGGTAGGCGGGGGAAAGAATGA
- a CDS encoding glycosyltransferase family 2 protein, which produces MANFSPERGKIEPVAAILVIVPAYNEEATVARVVEEVKTFFPEAEVLVVDDGSEDATAEEALRAGAKVLRLPFNVGVGGAVQAGYLYAQRCGYRIAVQMDGDGQHNAADLPALLAPLLAGEADMVVGSRFLNPHSYRSTPARRLGIVLLRNLISWLSRQRFTDPTSGFRAVGPELIRFFARHYPYEYPEAESLLLAKRQGFRLREVPVTMRPRQGGVSSLSGWRSFYFMAKVLLAVGITALRRRERVEADGK; this is translated from the coding sequence TTGGCGAACTTCTCCCCTGAGAGGGGGAAGATCGAGCCTGTGGCGGCGATTTTGGTCATTGTTCCCGCCTACAACGAGGAAGCCACGGTGGCCCGAGTGGTGGAGGAAGTAAAAACTTTTTTTCCTGAGGCGGAAGTTCTGGTGGTAGACGACGGCTCAGAGGATGCCACGGCGGAGGAGGCGCTGCGGGCGGGGGCTAAAGTGCTGCGTCTCCCCTTCAACGTGGGAGTGGGAGGAGCGGTGCAAGCCGGCTACCTCTACGCCCAGCGGTGCGGCTACCGGATAGCGGTGCAGATGGACGGCGATGGGCAGCACAATGCCGCTGACCTGCCTGCCCTTTTGGCTCCCTTACTGGCAGGCGAGGCCGATATGGTGGTGGGTTCGCGCTTTCTGAATCCCCACTCTTACCGTTCTACCCCGGCGCGGCGGTTGGGCATCGTTCTTCTCCGGAATTTGATTTCTTGGCTTTCCCGCCAGCGCTTCACCGACCCCACCTCAGGCTTCCGGGCAGTAGGGCCGGAGCTCATCCGCTTCTTCGCCCGGCATTACCCTTACGAATATCCGGAAGCAGAAAGTTTGCTTCTGGCCAAGCGGCAGGGCTTCCGGCTGCGGGAGGTGCCGGTGACCATGCGCCCGCGACAGGGAGGAGTCTCTTCCCTCAGCGGCTGGCGCTCTTTTTACTTCATGGCCAAGGTGCTCCTGGCGGTGGGCATTACCGCTTTGCGGCGAAGGGAAAGGGTGGAAGCTGATGGCAAATAG